A single Calidifontibacter indicus DNA region contains:
- a CDS encoding ROK family protein, translating to MSSPVVVGIDIGGTKTAAAVVDPSGASGPIATAATPALVSPDAVLDAAAAVAREAAGDRPLAAVGVGTAGVVDVSRGTIVSATDSFVGWVGTDVAGGLAARLGVPVRVVNDVDAHALGELWTGAAASARSFLMVGVGTGVGGCVVVDGRPLTGRHHVAGEIAHIPAVGADGLCCPCGRDGHLEAIAAGPAIHRRFVALGGVADDTRAIVALAVAGDPLASRVVREAAVSLGRTIAGIVTTVDPDLVVVGGGMASAGPLWWDAFEQALRAELVDVLADLPVLPAVLGPDAAIVGAASLVHRPPFGASVDSSVASPVDSPFDLSAARPQEEPS from the coding sequence ATGAGCTCCCCGGTCGTCGTCGGCATCGACATCGGCGGCACCAAAACCGCTGCAGCGGTGGTCGATCCGTCCGGGGCTTCCGGCCCGATCGCCACCGCTGCGACACCGGCGCTGGTGAGTCCGGACGCCGTGTTGGACGCCGCCGCCGCGGTGGCCCGCGAGGCCGCCGGCGACCGTCCGCTCGCCGCGGTCGGGGTGGGCACCGCCGGCGTCGTCGACGTTTCACGGGGAACGATCGTGTCGGCGACCGACTCGTTCGTCGGCTGGGTCGGCACCGATGTCGCCGGCGGGCTCGCCGCGCGACTCGGCGTGCCGGTGCGGGTGGTCAACGACGTCGACGCGCATGCGCTCGGCGAGTTGTGGACCGGCGCCGCGGCCTCGGCCCGCAGCTTCCTGATGGTCGGTGTGGGCACCGGTGTCGGCGGCTGCGTGGTCGTCGACGGTCGCCCACTCACCGGACGCCACCACGTGGCCGGCGAGATCGCCCACATCCCGGCCGTCGGCGCCGACGGGCTGTGCTGCCCGTGCGGCCGCGACGGTCACCTCGAGGCGATCGCGGCCGGCCCGGCGATCCACCGCCGGTTCGTCGCGCTCGGCGGTGTCGCCGATGACACCCGCGCGATCGTGGCGCTGGCTGTCGCCGGTGACCCGCTCGCCTCGCGGGTGGTGCGCGAGGCCGCTGTGTCGCTCGGCCGCACCATCGCCGGCATCGTCACCACCGTCGACCCCGACCTCGTCGTCGTCGGTGGCGGCATGGCGTCGGCCGGGCCGCTGTGGTGGGACGCCTTCGAGCAGGCGCTGCGCGCCGAACTGGTCGACGTGCTCGCCGACCTGCCCGTGCTGCCCGCCGTGCTCGGGCCCGACGCCGCGATCGTCGGGGCGGCGTCGCTGGTGCACCGTCCGCCCTTCGGGGCGTCCGTTGATTCGTCCGTTGCTTCGCCCGTTGATTCGCCTTTTGACCTGTCTGCCGCTCGTCCCCAGGAGGAACCCTCGTGA
- a CDS encoding ABC transporter ATP-binding protein has protein sequence MKLEKDSVSADSTPVMELRGVHVVHKTRTGGLFRSGSVRAIDGIDFSVRRGETVGVVGESGSGKSTLARVLVGLQKPTEGEVFFEGKPMSFDAASRRALGRTVSVVFQDPATALNPRMTVRDQLLDPLAVHKVGSPTEREKRIRELLDLVGLPASALDVLPRQISGGQRQRVAIARALALDPAIVVADEPTSALDVSVRAQVLNLLTDLKEALNLGLVFISHDISTVRYVSDRIAVMNRGSIVETGPADEVFLNPQQDYTRTLLAATPTLLKPETTQGKP, from the coding sequence ATGAAGCTCGAGAAGGACTCCGTGAGCGCTGACAGCACCCCGGTGATGGAGCTGCGCGGGGTGCACGTCGTGCACAAGACCCGCACCGGCGGACTGTTCCGCTCGGGCAGTGTGCGCGCGATCGACGGCATCGACTTCTCGGTGCGCCGAGGCGAGACCGTCGGCGTGGTGGGCGAGTCGGGCAGTGGCAAGTCGACGCTGGCCCGCGTGCTCGTCGGCCTGCAGAAGCCGACCGAGGGCGAGGTGTTCTTCGAGGGCAAGCCGATGAGCTTCGATGCGGCGTCGCGCCGCGCCCTCGGCCGCACCGTGTCGGTGGTGTTCCAGGATCCGGCCACCGCGCTCAACCCGCGGATGACCGTGCGCGACCAGTTGCTCGACCCGCTCGCGGTGCACAAGGTCGGTTCGCCGACCGAGCGCGAGAAGCGCATTCGGGAACTGCTCGACCTCGTCGGTCTGCCGGCGTCGGCGCTCGACGTGCTGCCGCGGCAGATCTCCGGTGGTCAGCGCCAGCGTGTCGCGATCGCCCGGGCGCTCGCGCTCGACCCCGCGATCGTCGTCGCCGACGAACCGACCTCGGCGCTCGATGTGTCGGTGCGCGCGCAGGTGCTCAACCTGCTCACCGACCTCAAGGAAGCCCTTAACCTCGGCCTCGTGTTCATCAGCCACGACATCTCGACGGTGCGCTACGTCTCCGACCGCATCGCGGTGATGAACCGCGGCTCGATCGTCGAGACCGGGCCCGCCGACGAGGTCTTCCTCAACCCGCAGCAGGACTACACCCGCACCCTGCTGGCGGCCACCCCGACCCTGCTCAAGCCCGAAACCACCCAAGGGAAGCCATGA
- the ilvA gene encoding threonine ammonia-lyase IlvA, whose product MPATSVTRADVDAARARIDEVAVRTPLQYCERWSLALGATVLLKREDQQPVRSYKIRGALNLISRLSAEQRAAGVVAASAGNHAQGVALACADLGVHARIYLPTNTPRQKRDRVASLGKQFVELVVTGETYDDAAAAAKADAARTGATLVPAFDNAQVIAGQGTVMAEIIDELKSAPDVVIVPVGGGGLLAGTVAALADSPTRVIGAEPTGAASLTAALDAGAPVTLEVIDAFADGTAVRRIGDVTFPIIQAAAPQVVTVDEGAICVEMLSLYQVEGVIAEPSGALASAALANVTIEPGQTVVCVVSGGNNDVSRYADVVERALVYEGRKHYFMVEFSQEPGALRRFLNEILGPDDDIALFEYVKKNNREFGPALVAIELGSADDYEPLLKRIEASPLHIEHLPPDSPLFGFVL is encoded by the coding sequence ATGCCCGCTACCTCGGTGACCCGTGCAGACGTCGACGCCGCACGCGCACGAATCGACGAGGTGGCGGTGCGCACACCGCTGCAGTACTGCGAGCGCTGGTCGCTCGCGCTCGGCGCGACCGTGCTCCTGAAGCGCGAAGACCAGCAGCCGGTGCGCTCCTACAAGATTCGCGGCGCACTCAACCTGATCAGCCGGCTCTCGGCCGAGCAGCGGGCCGCCGGTGTCGTCGCCGCCAGCGCCGGCAACCACGCGCAAGGGGTCGCGCTCGCCTGCGCCGACCTCGGCGTGCACGCCCGCATCTACCTGCCGACCAACACCCCGCGGCAGAAGCGCGACCGGGTGGCCTCGCTCGGCAAGCAGTTCGTCGAACTCGTCGTCACCGGCGAGACCTACGACGACGCCGCCGCGGCCGCCAAGGCCGACGCCGCGCGCACCGGAGCCACCCTCGTGCCCGCCTTCGACAACGCCCAGGTGATCGCCGGCCAGGGCACCGTCATGGCCGAGATCATCGACGAACTCAAAAGCGCCCCGGACGTCGTCATCGTGCCGGTCGGCGGTGGCGGCCTGCTCGCCGGCACCGTTGCGGCATTGGCCGATTCGCCCACCCGAGTGATCGGCGCCGAACCCACCGGCGCCGCCAGCCTCACCGCCGCCCTGGACGCCGGCGCACCGGTGACGCTCGAGGTGATCGACGCGTTCGCCGACGGCACCGCCGTCCGCCGAATCGGTGACGTGACCTTCCCGATCATTCAGGCCGCGGCGCCCCAGGTGGTCACCGTCGACGAGGGCGCCATCTGCGTCGAGATGCTGTCGCTCTACCAGGTGGAGGGCGTCATCGCCGAGCCGTCCGGGGCGCTCGCCTCCGCCGCTCTCGCGAACGTGACGATCGAACCCGGACAGACCGTCGTGTGCGTGGTGTCGGGCGGCAACAACGACGTGTCGCGCTACGCCGACGTCGTCGAACGCGCCCTGGTCTACGAAGGCCGCAAGCACTACTTCATGGTGGAGTTCTCGCAGGAGCCAGGCGCGCTGCGCCGCTTCCTCAACGAGATCCTCGGCCCCGACGACGACATCGCGCTGTTCGAGTACGTCAAGAAGAACAACCGCGAGTTCGGGCCGGCGCTCGTCGCCATCGAACTCGGGTCAGCCGACGACTACGAACCGCTGCTGAAACGCATCGAGGCATCGCCGCTGCACATCGAGCACCTGCCGCCGGACAGCCCGCTGTTCGGGTTCGTGCTGTGA
- a CDS encoding N-acetylmannosamine-6-phosphate 2-epimerase has product MNPVLEALRGRLVVSCQAYDGEPMLDPRTMTQVAQSAVIGGAAAIRAKGLDDLRAMRPVIDVPIIGLVKIGKDGVFITPTLADARAVADTGCEIVAVDGTRRERPDGLSLADVVAGLAQSHPSALVMADCGSADDARAAQDAGVHLLGTTLAGYSGERPKTDGPDFALVEEIAGFAELPLAVEGRVHTPAQAAEALRRGAHTVVVGTAITHPASITGWFVDALSAG; this is encoded by the coding sequence GTGAACCCCGTCCTCGAAGCACTGCGTGGCCGTCTCGTCGTGTCGTGCCAGGCCTACGACGGCGAGCCGATGCTCGACCCGCGCACGATGACCCAGGTGGCGCAGTCGGCTGTCATCGGCGGGGCCGCCGCGATCCGTGCCAAGGGGCTCGACGACCTGCGTGCGATGCGTCCGGTGATCGACGTGCCGATCATCGGGCTGGTCAAGATCGGCAAGGACGGCGTGTTCATCACCCCGACGCTGGCCGACGCCCGCGCGGTCGCCGACACCGGGTGCGAGATCGTCGCGGTCGACGGCACCCGCCGTGAGCGTCCGGACGGTCTGTCGCTCGCCGACGTCGTCGCCGGGCTGGCGCAGTCGCACCCGTCCGCGCTGGTGATGGCCGACTGCGGATCGGCCGACGATGCCCGTGCCGCCCAGGACGCCGGGGTGCACCTGCTCGGCACCACGCTGGCCGGCTACTCCGGCGAACGCCCGAAGACCGACGGCCCCGACTTCGCCCTCGTCGAGGAGATCGCCGGCTTCGCCGAACTGCCGCTGGCCGTCGAGGGACGCGTGCACACCCCGGCCCAGGCCGCCGAGGCGTTGCGTCGTGGGGCCCACACCGTCGTGGTCGGCACCGCCATCACCCACCCAGCCAGCATCACCGGGTGGTTCGTCGACGCGCTGTCCGCCGGCTGA
- a CDS encoding Fpg/Nei family DNA glycosylase: MPEGHVTHRIAGILNDRFAGHPVRSTSPQGRFDGAAELDGRVFERAEAFGKHMFVGFEHVPEQVNIHLGLLGKFFFAAEVDPPETGAIRWRLSTDHEPFTMDLRGPNVCQLRSPAEVSKITDALGPDPLRIDADPEKAWSRIHRSASPIAVLCMDQKIFAGVGNIYRAEALYRHRIDPFMSGKFLRRSEFEAIWDDFVTLMPLGVRDGRIDTVYPEHTPEAMGRPPRVDKHGGEVYVYRREGQPCLVCGTPLSRKEIGARNLFWCRTCQPRSRRRTVRP; the protein is encoded by the coding sequence GTGCCCGAAGGACATGTCACCCACCGCATCGCCGGCATCCTGAACGACCGGTTCGCCGGTCACCCGGTGCGCTCCACCTCGCCCCAGGGCCGCTTCGACGGCGCGGCCGAGCTCGATGGACGCGTCTTCGAACGGGCCGAGGCCTTCGGCAAGCACATGTTCGTCGGGTTCGAGCACGTGCCGGAGCAGGTGAACATCCATCTCGGGCTGCTCGGCAAGTTCTTCTTCGCGGCTGAGGTCGATCCGCCCGAGACGGGGGCCATTCGGTGGCGGCTCTCCACCGACCACGAACCCTTCACGATGGACCTGCGCGGCCCGAACGTCTGCCAACTGCGCTCTCCCGCAGAGGTTTCCAAGATCACGGACGCGCTCGGTCCTGACCCGCTGCGCATCGACGCCGACCCGGAGAAGGCGTGGTCGCGCATCCACCGCTCGGCTTCACCGATCGCGGTCTTGTGCATGGACCAGAAGATCTTCGCCGGCGTCGGCAACATCTACCGGGCCGAGGCGCTCTATCGGCATCGCATCGACCCGTTCATGAGCGGGAAGTTCCTGCGGCGCAGCGAGTTCGAGGCGATCTGGGACGACTTCGTCACGCTGATGCCGCTCGGCGTGCGCGACGGACGGATCGACACCGTCTACCCCGAGCACACCCCGGAGGCGATGGGCCGGCCACCGCGCGTCGACAAGCACGGCGGCGAGGTCTACGTCTACCGACGCGAGGGCCAACCCTGCCTGGTCTGCGGAACTCCTTTGTCGCGCAAGGAGATCGGCGCGCGCAACCTGTTCTGGTGTCGCACCTGTCAGCCGCGCTCGCGGCGGCGAACGGTGCGGCCCTGA
- a CDS encoding DUF3618 domain-containing protein: MSNKDPEQLRQEIEHTRSNLSQNVNALGEAVTPGNIARRQVDKVTGTAAGLKDKVIGSAQDFRDEHTGDGPGIGDRASDVGAQVGQLPQQARRQAQGNPLAAGLIALGVGWLVGSLMPASQKEQDLAQQATQSAQPLVAQAQSMAQETAQNLKEPAQDAVQSVKDTAQEAAQTVKSEAQQAATDVKDSAQDSADNVRQHQQRDDTSLT, from the coding sequence ATGAGCAACAAAGATCCGGAGCAGCTGCGTCAAGAGATCGAACACACGCGCTCCAACCTCAGTCAGAACGTCAACGCGCTCGGCGAGGCCGTGACGCCGGGCAACATCGCTCGTCGCCAGGTCGACAAGGTGACCGGCACCGCGGCGGGGCTGAAGGACAAGGTCATCGGGTCCGCCCAGGACTTCCGGGACGAACACACCGGTGACGGTCCCGGGATCGGCGATCGCGCGTCGGACGTCGGTGCGCAGGTCGGGCAGTTGCCCCAGCAGGCCAGGCGCCAGGCGCAGGGGAATCCTCTGGCCGCAGGTCTGATCGCGCTCGGCGTCGGCTGGCTGGTGGGTTCGTTGATGCCGGCCTCGCAGAAGGAACAGGACCTCGCGCAGCAGGCCACGCAGAGCGCGCAGCCGTTGGTCGCGCAGGCGCAGTCGATGGCTCAAGAGACTGCTCAGAATCTCAAGGAGCCGGCCCAGGACGCTGTTCAGAGCGTCAAGGACACCGCCCAGGAGGCCGCTCAGACCGTCAAGTCCGAAGCCCAACAGGCCGCGACCGACGTCAAGGACAGTGCCCAGGACTCCGCGGACAACGTCCGGCAGCACCAGCAGCGCGACGACACGTCGTTGACCTGA
- a CDS encoding dihydrodipicolinate synthase family protein, translated as MNVLHGIVPPLLTPMHQDGAVDHDSLDRLIDHLLDAGVHGIFPLGSSGQVAYLTDAERDDVVRRTVERVAGRVPVVVGVPDFTARRMAEHARRAVELGADAIVATAPLYALQDIAEIAESYRMLAASVDVPLIAYDVPVRVNTKLGIDMVMQLASEGVIKGIKDSSGDDVGFRRLVDANRAAGEPLDVLTGHEVMVDSMFLLGAGGAVPGLANVDPAGYVRMWDAAVAGDWDAARKEQARLNRLFDIVFTPAGLGGDAGGIGAFKAAVARLGIISSGTMPAPLRPLDDSALKAIDGILAEVGLLDTASA; from the coding sequence ATGAACGTCCTCCACGGCATCGTGCCGCCGCTGCTCACCCCGATGCACCAAGACGGTGCTGTCGACCACGACAGCCTCGACCGTCTGATCGACCACCTGCTCGACGCGGGCGTGCACGGCATCTTCCCGCTGGGTTCGTCGGGCCAGGTGGCCTACCTGACCGACGCCGAGCGTGACGACGTGGTGCGGCGCACCGTCGAGCGGGTCGCCGGACGCGTGCCGGTGGTCGTCGGTGTGCCCGACTTCACCGCCCGCCGGATGGCCGAACACGCCCGTCGCGCCGTCGAGCTCGGTGCCGACGCGATCGTCGCGACCGCCCCGCTGTACGCGCTGCAGGACATCGCCGAGATCGCCGAGTCGTACCGCATGCTCGCCGCGTCGGTCGACGTGCCGCTCATCGCCTACGACGTGCCGGTGCGGGTCAACACCAAGCTCGGCATCGACATGGTCATGCAGCTGGCGTCCGAAGGTGTCATCAAGGGCATCAAGGACTCCTCGGGCGACGACGTCGGCTTCCGCCGCCTGGTCGACGCCAACCGTGCCGCCGGTGAGCCGCTCGACGTGCTCACCGGGCACGAGGTGATGGTCGACAGCATGTTCCTGCTCGGTGCCGGTGGCGCCGTGCCGGGCCTGGCCAACGTCGACCCCGCCGGCTACGTGCGCATGTGGGACGCCGCGGTCGCCGGCGACTGGGACGCCGCCCGCAAGGAGCAGGCTCGCCTCAACCGCCTGTTCGACATCGTCTTCACGCCCGCCGGTCTCGGCGGCGACGCCGGCGGCATCGGCGCGTTCAAGGCCGCGGTCGCGCGCCTGGGCATCATCTCCTCGGGCACCATGCCGGCGCCGTTGCGTCCGCTCGACGACTCCGCACTGAAGGCCATCGACGGCATCCTCGCCGAGGTCGGCCTGCTGGACACCGCCTCCGCGTGA
- a CDS encoding dipeptide/oligopeptide/nickel ABC transporter permease/ATP-binding protein: MRRELTERLSRPGLRLGNLKLGSKIALAVVALIVLMAIFAPLITQYGPLTTGTPSTSPDGNHWFGTDAIGRDIFSRVAYGARASLLIGLCATGLALVAAAILGSIAATAGKWVSEVLMRILDIIMSFPGIALAAVFVAVWGSSTPVLILAIAFLYTPQLTRVVRANVLAQFGEDYVSASKVMGSGTPRILIKHVARNCLAPILVFATVLVADAIVFEASLSFINAGVKPPDPSWGNVLADGKQLLLNGGWWATFFPGLMILITVLALNVLSEGMTDAMVSLKARPVKLKDAVEDSEEPAVAALAAAANTPTIALEDRLAALRSVESARTDRLVSMTDEPPVLEVKDLCIRFPEQHGDVDVVDHVSFSVRPGETMGLVGESGCGKSITSMSIMGLLPPNAQITGQILYEGRDLLALSPKEHNALRGHEIAMIYQDALSSLNPSMLISAQMKQLTKRGGKRSAEELLELVGLDPQRTLKSYPHELSGGQRQRVLIAMALTRNPKLVIADEPTTALDVTVQKQVVALLNKLREELGFAMVFVSHDLALVPQVAHRITVMYAGQVVESGQTSQLLTDPRHEYTRGLLGAVLSIESGVGRLHQVPGVVPSPREFVAGDRFAPRSSHPTVGLDRRPPMQTVPGTDHRWAAFDADNAQEMEVTR; the protein is encoded by the coding sequence ATGCGCCGCGAACTCACCGAACGGCTCTCCCGCCCCGGTCTGCGACTGGGCAATCTGAAGCTCGGCTCCAAGATCGCGCTGGCCGTGGTCGCCCTGATCGTGCTGATGGCGATCTTCGCCCCGCTGATCACCCAGTACGGCCCGCTGACCACCGGCACGCCGTCCACGTCACCCGACGGTAACCACTGGTTCGGCACCGACGCGATCGGACGCGACATCTTCAGCCGGGTGGCGTACGGCGCCCGCGCGTCGCTGCTCATCGGCCTGTGTGCGACCGGGCTGGCCCTGGTGGCCGCCGCGATCCTCGGCTCGATCGCGGCCACCGCCGGCAAGTGGGTGTCGGAAGTGCTGATGCGCATCCTCGACATCATCATGAGCTTCCCGGGCATCGCGCTCGCCGCCGTGTTCGTGGCGGTCTGGGGTTCGTCGACCCCGGTGCTGATCCTCGCGATCGCGTTCCTCTACACCCCGCAGCTGACCCGCGTCGTGCGTGCCAACGTGCTCGCGCAGTTCGGCGAGGACTACGTGTCGGCGTCGAAGGTGATGGGCTCGGGCACCCCGCGCATCCTCATCAAGCACGTCGCCCGCAACTGCCTGGCCCCGATCCTGGTGTTCGCGACCGTGCTGGTCGCCGACGCGATCGTCTTCGAGGCGTCCCTGTCGTTCATCAACGCCGGGGTGAAGCCGCCGGACCCGTCGTGGGGCAACGTGCTCGCCGACGGCAAGCAGCTGCTGCTGAACGGTGGTTGGTGGGCCACCTTCTTCCCGGGCCTGATGATCCTGATCACCGTGCTCGCGCTGAACGTGCTGTCGGAGGGCATGACCGACGCGATGGTGTCGCTCAAGGCGCGTCCGGTGAAGCTGAAGGACGCCGTCGAGGACTCCGAGGAGCCGGCCGTGGCGGCGCTCGCCGCCGCCGCGAACACCCCGACGATCGCCCTCGAAGACCGCCTCGCCGCGCTGAGGTCGGTCGAGAGCGCCCGCACCGATCGGCTGGTCTCCATGACTGACGAGCCGCCGGTGCTCGAGGTGAAGGATCTCTGCATCCGCTTCCCCGAGCAGCACGGCGACGTCGACGTCGTCGACCACGTGTCGTTCTCGGTGCGGCCGGGGGAGACGATGGGCCTGGTCGGTGAGTCGGGCTGTGGCAAGTCGATCACCTCGATGTCGATCATGGGCCTGCTGCCGCCGAACGCGCAGATCACCGGGCAGATCCTGTACGAGGGCCGCGACCTGCTGGCGCTCAGCCCGAAGGAGCACAACGCGCTGCGCGGCCACGAGATCGCGATGATCTACCAGGACGCGCTGAGCTCGCTCAACCCGTCGATGCTCATCTCGGCGCAGATGAAGCAGCTGACCAAGCGTGGCGGCAAGCGTTCCGCCGAGGAGCTGCTCGAGCTGGTCGGCCTCGACCCGCAGCGCACCCTCAAGAGCTACCCGCACGAGCTGTCCGGCGGTCAGCGCCAGCGGGTGCTCATCGCGATGGCCCTCACCCGCAACCCCAAGCTGGTGATCGCCGACGAGCCGACCACCGCGCTCGACGTCACCGTGCAGAAGCAGGTGGTGGCGCTGCTCAACAAGCTGCGCGAAGAGCTCGGATTCGCAATGGTTTTCGTCTCGCACGACCTGGCGCTCGTCCCCCAGGTGGCACACCGCATCACGGTGATGTACGCCGGTCAGGTGGTCGAGTCGGGTCAGACCAGCCAACTGCTCACCGACCCGCGCCACGAGTACACCCGCGGCCTGCTCGGCGCGGTGCTGTCGATCGAGTCGGGCGTCGGACGCCTGCACCAGGTGCCCGGCGTCGTGCCCTCGCCGCGCGAGTTCGTCGCCGGCGACCGGTTCGCACCGCGTTCGTCGCACCCGACGGTCGGTCTCGACCGGCGTCCGCCGATGCAGACGGTGCCCGGCACCGACCACCGGTGGGCCGCCTTCGACGCCGACAACGCACAGGAGATGGAGGTCACGCGATGA
- a CDS encoding hemerythrin domain-containing protein: protein MSRDAIVMLKEDHKEIRACFREFQKASTTPARKGKLVDQIIELLTVHTYVENEVMYPRVRELLPELEDDVLESYEEHHVADLLVVELAPMTPKDERFEAKTTVLIENVTHHMQEEEDDWFPKVRAGLSRTQLQDIGAELAEAKKRAPRRPEQPSALKKTIDAVIK from the coding sequence ATGTCTCGCGACGCCATCGTCATGCTCAAGGAAGATCACAAGGAGATCCGGGCGTGCTTCCGGGAGTTCCAGAAGGCGAGCACCACGCCGGCCCGCAAGGGCAAGCTGGTGGACCAGATCATCGAGTTGCTCACGGTGCACACCTACGTAGAGAACGAGGTCATGTACCCACGCGTCCGGGAGTTGCTACCCGAACTGGAGGACGACGTGCTCGAGTCGTACGAGGAACACCATGTTGCCGACCTGCTCGTGGTCGAATTGGCGCCGATGACGCCCAAGGACGAGCGATTCGAGGCGAAGACGACGGTGCTCATCGAAAACGTCACCCATCACATGCAAGAAGAGGAAGACGACTGGTTCCCCAAGGTGCGTGCGGGGCTGTCGCGCACCCAACTGCAGGACATCGGCGCCGAACTCGCCGAAGCGAAGAAGCGTGCTCCCCGCCGTCCTGAGCAGCCCAGCGCACTGAAGAAGACCATCGACGCAGTGATCAAGTAG
- a CDS encoding ABC transporter permease yields the protein MTTLVRLIGRRLLAFPIMVLGVTLLVFVVMSFSPADPARLALGESASPEALAKYREVNGLNDPLIVRYFSFLGGLLHGDMGTSAGNVPVTEFIKKAFPITLQLTFLGLIIAVVIALVLGVVAALYRDRWPDQVIRVLSIAGLATPSFWLAILLIQWLSTVPGGAGLYPAVVSEWVPFSQDPGIWLNNITLPAVALAVPVAGSLTRVVRTSMVEELDKDYVRTAIGAGIPKRVVVGRNVLRNALVTPITVLGLRVGYLMGGAVIIEIIFNIQAMGQLILDGVTRNDVYLVQGVTLTVAIAFIVVNILVDVLYVLVNPRIRSI from the coding sequence GTGACCACCCTTGTGCGTCTCATCGGACGCCGGTTGCTCGCCTTCCCGATCATGGTGCTGGGCGTGACATTGCTGGTGTTCGTGGTGATGTCGTTCTCTCCGGCCGACCCGGCCCGACTCGCACTCGGTGAGTCGGCGTCGCCCGAGGCACTGGCGAAGTACCGCGAGGTGAACGGCCTCAACGACCCGTTGATCGTGCGCTACTTCTCCTTCCTGGGTGGTCTGTTGCACGGCGACATGGGCACCAGCGCCGGTAACGTCCCGGTGACCGAGTTCATCAAGAAGGCGTTCCCGATCACCTTGCAGTTGACCTTTCTCGGGTTGATAATCGCGGTCGTCATCGCGCTGGTGCTGGGCGTGGTCGCCGCCCTCTACCGCGACCGCTGGCCCGACCAGGTGATCCGCGTGCTGTCGATCGCGGGCCTGGCGACGCCGTCCTTCTGGCTGGCGATCCTGCTGATCCAGTGGCTGTCGACCGTGCCCGGAGGCGCCGGTCTCTACCCGGCCGTGGTGTCGGAGTGGGTGCCCTTCTCGCAAGACCCCGGCATCTGGCTGAACAACATCACCCTCCCCGCGGTGGCGCTCGCGGTGCCGGTGGCCGGCTCGCTCACCCGCGTCGTCCGCACCTCGATGGTGGAGGAGTTGGACAAGGACTACGTGCGCACCGCGATCGGCGCCGGCATCCCCAAGCGCGTGGTGGTCGGACGCAACGTGTTGCGCAACGCGCTGGTCACCCCGATCACCGTGCTCGGTCTGCGCGTCGGCTACCTGATGGGTGGTGCCGTGATCATCGAGATCATCTTCAACATCCAGGCGATGGGACAGCTGATCCTCGACGGCGTGACCCGCAACGACGTCTACCTCGTGCAGGGCGTCACGCTCACCGTCGCGATCGCGTTCATCGTCGTGAACATCCTCGTGGACGTGCTGTACGTCCTGGTCAACCCCCGCATCAGGAGCATCTGA
- a CDS encoding phage holin family protein yields MSTAANENSASAVPDGAPRATGPLDSNRQYEHVTDAIPPAEPLPAAHGTYEKGEPSSIGSIIGEITEDLSTLMRQEVALAKAEVQESASKAGKGAGMLAGAGAAVHYALFFLSIALWWALGDLLDNLGWSAVVVALIWGVIAAVLAVMGKGQLKNVKGIPRTVDSAKRVPVALQGNEEYNR; encoded by the coding sequence ATGTCGACCGCAGCGAACGAGAACTCCGCGTCCGCAGTGCCGGACGGCGCGCCACGGGCGACGGGCCCGCTCGACTCCAACCGGCAGTACGAGCACGTGACCGACGCCATCCCACCGGCCGAGCCGCTGCCCGCGGCGCACGGCACCTACGAGAAGGGCGAGCCCTCCTCCATCGGGTCGATCATCGGTGAGATCACCGAGGACCTGTCCACGCTGATGCGGCAGGAAGTCGCACTCGCCAAGGCGGAGGTGCAGGAGTCCGCGAGCAAGGCCGGCAAGGGTGCAGGCATGCTTGCCGGGGCCGGCGCGGCGGTGCATTACGCACTCTTCTTCCTCTCGATCGCCCTCTGGTGGGCGCTCGGTGACCTGCTCGACAACCTCGGCTGGTCAGCAGTCGTCGTCGCTCTGATCTGGGGCGTCATCGCCGCAGTCCTCGCTGTCATGGGCAAGGGACAGCTCAAGAACGTCAAAGGAATTCCGCGCACCGTCGACTCCGCCAAGCGGGTTCCGGTCGCGCTCCAAGGAAATGAGGAATACAACCGATGA